The sequence CGGCCTCGGTCTCCGGCCTGTTCAAGTCTTTCCTTGATGTCTTGGACCCTAAATCCCTGAGCGGCAAGCCGGTGGTGCTGGCCGCCACGGCAGGAACCCAGCGTCATCAGCTGGCTATCGACTACGCCATGCGCCCGATCTTCTCCTACCTCCGGGCGCACATCATGTCGACAACCATATTTGCCGCGTCCGAAGATTTCGGTGGCCAAGGGCTCTCCGGAACGCTCTCGGATCGCGCTCGCCGGGTTGCGCGGGAAGTTGTTCTGGCACTGTCACTGAGCGACGGGACCTCATCGACTGGCACGCAATTGAGCGATACTCGTTCCATTGCTCCCTCGGTGAGTGAATTTGCTGATCCAGACGATGAGCTCAGCTCACTGCCGTTTGAATCCCTGCTGGCAAACCTCAAATCCGGCTCCTGAGACACTCTTGCTTCGACTGCCTGATCCCACCGCCTGCAGTTCGGACCTGCCGCAGGCGGTGGGATCAGTTTTGATGCACTGTGCAAACTGGCAGCCCCTTCATAAGTAGGCGAAAATGTTAGTACGATGTGCCATCATTCTCGAAGCTCGGTACGATCAAGAACCGTGAGCCAGGTCATTTCTTCGACATTGTGACAGCTCCAAAAGGTTTGAATTAAGAAGCGAAAGGTGTAGCCGCCGATGCTATCCGAGGAAACAATCACGGCCATTGCCGATGAGCTGGTCCAAGCTGGCCAGACGCGCACGCCCGTGCCACGTCTGACTGCCCGTTACCCAGAAATGACGGTTGAAGATTCCTATCGAGTTCAGAATCTGTGGCGCCAGCGCTCCGAAGCCGCCGGCCGTGAGTTGGTTGGCCGCAAGATCGGTCTGACCTCCCGAGCCATGCAGATGGCTACCGGAATCACCGAGCCGGACTACGGAATCATCTTCGATGACATGGTCTACGATTCCGGAGCAAAGCTGAAGTGGGAAGACTTCACCGGTGCACGAGTCGAGATGGAACTGGCATTCAAGCTCAAGAAGGACATCGAAGGTCCACGAGCGAACATCTTCGACGTACTCGAAGCTACTGAATATGTCATTCCTGCGCTGGAAATTCTTGATGCCCGGGTGGAGATGGAAGGCCGCACCATTGTGGACACCATCAGCGACAACGCGGCCATGGGCGCCATGGTGATTGGCGGCAATCCGGTCAAGCCGGAAAATATTGACCTGCGCTGGGTCTCGGGCATCTTGTTCAAGAACCAGACTGTTGAAGAAACCGGCGTCGCAGCCGGTGTGCTGAACCATCCGGCCGCAGGCGTCTACTGGCTGGCCAACAAGATTGCCCCGCACGGAGACAAGCTCAAAGCCGGAGAAATCATCTTGGCTGGCTCCTTCACCCGCCCTATGTGGGTCAACGCAGGAGACACCGTTTTTGCTGATTACGGACCGCTAGGAACTGTCACATGTCATTTCGAGTAGAACCAGATTCATCGCTGAAAGACGCGCTCAAGGACGCGGACCACTCGTTGGCCGGCGTCTGGGTGTGCTCCGCTTCGCCGCTGATTGCTGAAATCTGCGCGGGCGCGGGATTCGACTGGCTGTTCATCGACGCCGAGCATTCGCCCAACGACCTGCAAAATGTCCTGGCCCAGCTGCAAGCGGTACGCAGCTACCCAGTAGTTCCTGTGGTCCGCCCGGCGGTCAACGACCCGGTGCTCATCAAGCAGTACCTGGATCTGGGCGTGCAATCGCTGATCATCCCGATGGTCAATGACGCCCAGCAAGCCGCCGCCGCGGTAGCCGCCTGCCAGTACCCGCCTAAGGGCGTGCGCGGCGTCGGGTCGGCACTGGCTCGCTCAGCTCGTTGGAACCGCATTCCCGAGTACCTGACCCGTGCTGATGAAACCATTACCATCATGGTGCAGATCGAAGCGGATGAAGCAGTACGCAACGTTGAGGAAATCGTTGCCACGCCGGGCGTGGATGGAATCTTCATCGGGCCTTCGGACCTGGCTGCTTCCATGGGAGTCATTGGCCAGCAGAGCCACCCAGATGTGGTCGCTGCCGTGCTCAAGTCCATCAACGCCGCCAAGGCCGCTGGCAAGTACGCCGGGGTTAACGCCTTCGACCAGAAGAGCGCCCGCGAATACATGGACGCCGGCGCGGACTACGTCGGTGTAGGCGCCGATGTGGCGCTGCTAGCCCGTGCCACCGAAGCACTGGCTGCAAGCTTCAGCTCCGAAGCCCAAAGCAAGGCCCCGCAGAGCTACTAGCACCGGTTTTCTAGGCAACCCTTCAGCTCATCATTGCGCGTCGATCGAGGTCGGCCGGCGCCAATGATGGCAACATTGAAGTTGATGAGCCGCGAAAAGAAACCCATGAAGACAGTGATGTTGCGCCTGCGCAACGGCTGGCCGATGCCCCTGGCGTTGCAGGGGGTCTTCGAGATCCTGCAATCAGTGGTCTTCTGCCTTGCCCTGATCGCCCTGCCATTGATTGCCGTCTACTTCAGCGGCGGGTTCCTCGAAGACTCATTTGAGACCATTTTGCAGTTCGCCGGATTCATCTGGCTGCTCATCCACGGGGTGCCCGTGGAGATCTTGAACCTCGGCCCCGAAGCTGACCCCAGCTCGGTGACCGGATGGGCCACGCTGATCCCACTGGGACTATCGCTGTTGCCTTTCCTCTTCTGCCTGCGGGCAGGACGCCGCATCGCTCGCGCTTCCTACACCGACCAGCTGTGGCAGGGGTTGCTTGGCGCATTCGTAGCCTATGGCGCCATCGGCACCGGTATCGGGTTCTTGGCGAATAATGCTTACGCGCAGGTCAATATCCTCGCCGCGGCATTCATCCCGTTGATCATTGCCCTGGTGGGCCTGATTATCGGCGCTCGACGCGAGGCGGGGTCCTGGGCCCGGCTTTTCGGAGTCGATACCGCCGCATATATCCAGCGAGTTTCACCGCACCGCCGCTGGGCAGGCTCCTACGTGTGGCATGTAATCGTTGCCGGATTCCTCGGATATGTGGCCGCCGTGGGAATCTCCGGATTGCTGCTGACCATTAACCTCGGCGTGCATTGGACAGATGTCGCCAACGTATCGCAGGAATTGCGTCCGGGCCCCATCGGTTCCGCGACGTTGACCCTGGTGCAGCTGTCCTATGTCCCTAATGCGGTGTTCTGGGTCTTGTCATGGATCAGCGGCGGCGGTTTCAGCATTGGCACCGGCAGCACCCTATCCACCTTGGAAACCACCGTCGGCCCGCTCCCATCGATTCCAATGCTCGCTTCGCTGCCTTCAGGGGAAGTGGCGCATCAGTGGCTCTTCCTGCTGATTCCGGTGGCTGCAGGCATCGTGGCCGGCTGGTACTTCCTGCGCGTGGGCGAGAACCACCTCGAAGACTGGTTCGCCCGCCGCATTCCATTCAATTCTCTGTCGCTGGCCGCCTCGACCGCATGCTTGGCAGTGTTTACGGGCATCGTCACCGGACTGCTGAGCCTGATTGGCTCCTGGATGTCCTCTGGCTCCCTGGCCATCGGCCGGCTGGTGGAGATCGGCCCTAATATGTGGGCGACCGCAGGTGCCCTGGCCCTGCAAATCGGCGTGGGCACCGCGATCGGCTACTTGATTGCACCGCTGTTCGAGACCGACCCGGTACTCGAAGGCTAGCGTCGCGCCAGCAAACTCCTAGGTCAGGCTGGCCAGAACCAGCGGATCGGCTTCGGAGCGATTGATGGTGATCGTGCCAAGTTCCTTGGCCGTTGCTTCTTCCATCACCAGCAGCACCGCATCGTTCTCGGAGATTACCTGGATGTCTTCAGCCTTGATATCCGGGTGCTCAGCGCGAAGCCCAGTCATCGAGTTCTCCACGGTCACAGAACTGATACCGGCAGGCAGCAGATAGGTGACGACCTCCAGGCTGTTCTCTCCGCCATCGACCTTCAGCGGAACACCGTTCTCCACCACGTAGTCCATGGTCGGGCAGGTGGTGCCAGCGATTTCAAAATCGCCATCTTTCTGTTCCGGTTTCGGTATGGTCACCATGCACAGCTGGCCCTCGTTGCCTACAGCAACATAGTGCTTGCCGAAATCTGAAGTGGCCAACAAGTGGCGGGTTTGCGCGTCGTAGGAGTCGGTGTCTTCAAAACCTTCTGGAAGCTTGTCGCCATCGCTCTGCGTTTGCGCCAGAAGCGGCAGGAATTCTTCAGCCGAAGGAACGGGAAGAGAAGATTCTTCGGTCTGCGGAGCGCTAGCCGAACACGCGTTCAAGGACAGGAGTCCAGTGAGAGTCAATGCCGCAATTTTTCCCAGATGTGCCTTTGGCATCACTGCCTGGCTCCTTACATAGAACTGTTGTGAACGTACGCCAAGAAGTCTAGCCAAAGACCGGACCACCTTCCATTTAGCCAAATTGCTTGTGTCGAAAGCGATTAGCTGGTTTCTGCCGTCAGATCCCACAGGTGATGGACGATGTCATGCCAGGCATACTGATTCAACGTCTCTACGGTGAATGCGGCACCGTTTGAGCGCAGCCCGCGACGGGAATACTGCGTGGGATCGATCGCTGAGAGTTTCGCGACGTATTGGGTGGCGCCTTCGCGCAAGCGTTCGGCGACTTCACCAGCCGTCAAAGAATTGTAATTGCCTTCATCAGCGGCCTGATCCTGATCCCAGTTGGGGAAGGTCGGGTCCTCTTGTTCCAGCATCAGGTTAAAGCGCCCCACCATGACTTGCAGCATTTCGGCTACGTGGGCAACATACTCCTGATCACTCCAACGGGCAGGGTTCGTACGGGTCTGCGCATCGGGGCGGGCCAGGACCTGGATGTAGCGGTCGACATATGCCGGCAGCTGGACGATGACATCGGATAGGCTGATATTTCGCACGTCGTAGGCGCACTGCTGGCACACAGTTTCCAGGACAACGGTCCAGTTCTTCTGGTCAGGAACTATCTGGCTCATCAAAGACCTCCAAGTCGAATCGCCGATATGAAGCCCAGTCTATGACTGCAGCTGTGCAGCGGTGCGCGAATATGACATCTGCACTCAAAGTGCGTGCAACATTGCCACCGCGATGAAGCGCAAGCCCCGGAGAACCGTAGAATTGAACGCATGCGCATTGTGGTTTTGGTTTCAGGCACCGGTTCTAATCTCCAAGCAGTTATTGACGCAGTGGCCCAAGGCCAGCTGCAAGACGTTGAGATCGCGGCGGTCGGTGCAGACAAGCACGACACCTACGGTGTGCAGCGTTCTGCCGAAGCTGGCATTGAGACCTTTGTCGTGAACTTCAAGGACTTTGCTGACCGCGGAGATTGGAATCATGCACTGACCGAAAAGTGCCTGTCCTACGCCCCGGACTATGTTGTTTCTTCGGGTTTCATGCGCATTGTCGGTGAAGAATTCATCAACGCATTTGACGGCACCTACATCAACACCCACCCTGCGCTGCTTCCGTCCTTCCCCGGCGCCCACGGAGTGCGTGATGCCCTGGCCTATGGCGTGAAAGTTACCGGCTGTACTGTGCACATTGCCGATGCCGGTGTTGATACCGGTCCCATCCTGCGCCAGGAAGCGGTCGCCATCGAGGCAGATGACACCGAAGAGAGCCTGCACGAGCGCATCAAGGTCGTTGAACGGCGCCTGCTCATCGCGACCCTGGCTGATTTGGCCCAAGGAAAATAATTCAATGCCCACCACGTAAAATTGGTGGGGAGATGACTGAGAAAACACCGTCGCCTGAACTGGCGGCTGAATCCGAACTTTTTTCCGAGGCGGAACTAGCCACGACGCTGAAGGTCCTGTCGGTGGTGCACCAGCTGGATTCCGAGGATGAACGGCATATTGCCGTACGCCGGGCGACCAGCAACATGTTCAAGGCCGCCAAGCGCTACCGCAAGTCTCAAAAGCGCGCTGAGATCAGTGCCGCTGACCGGTCCGTGATTGAACGGACCGCAACCGGTTCGCCGCAGCGGCTCGATGATGAAACGCTCGGCCTGGACCTGAGCACTTCAACCGAAGGCGAAAGCGCCGGCGAATTCCGCAAGCCCCGTGGCTGCTACATCTGCAAAAAGCGCTACACCACCGTAGATGCCTTCCACCATTACCTCTGCCCGGAGTGCGCTGCCGAGGGACGTGAACGCCGCGACGCCCGTGCAGATCTGCGTGGCAAGCGCGCATTGCTGACCGGCGGACGAGCCAAAATTGGCATGCATATCGCCCTTCGCTTGCTGCGCGACGGCGCGCACACCACGATCACCACTCGTTTCCCCAAGGATGCAGCCCGGCGCTTCACTGCGCTGGAAGACAGCGCCGAATGGATTCACCGACTTCGCATTGTCGGAATCGATCTGCGTGATCCTGCCCAGGTCATTGACCTAGCGGACAAAATGGCCGCAGCCGGCCCGCTGGATATCCTGATCAATAATGCGGCACAGACTGTGCGCCGCAGCGCGAACTCCTACCAGCACTTGATCGAATCCGAACAGCAACCACTGCCAGCTGAACTGTTGTCCCGCAGCGAGGGACTGGAACTGTGGGGAGAAGCAAACCCACCGGCTGAACACCCCAGGGCACTGGCCAGTGCCTTCCAGCTGCAAGACTCAGCGCTCCTGGCCTCACCGGCCGAAAGAAGCTATGACGCGCAGCAACTGGCTGAGCTTGCCATGACGGCCGGATCAGCCAGCATGGAACGTATTGCCCAAGGACGGGCCATCGATGCCGGAGGGCTGGTGCCGGATGTTGTTTCTGAAAATTCCTGGACCCAGAGACTCGGTGACGTCGATGCCTTGGAGATGCTGGAAGTTCAGCTGTGCAACGTGACTGCACCATTCTTGCTGGCCTCGCGGCTGCGCCCGGCCCTGGCCGCCAGCAAGGCGCGGCGCAAGTACATCGTGAACGTCTCGGCAATGGAAGGTCAATTCTCCCGCCGCTACAAGGGCGCCGGGCATCCGCACACCAACATGGCCAAGGCTTCGCTGAATATGCTGACCCGCACCAGCGCAGAGGAAATGCTGAACAGCGACCGTATCCTGATGACTGCCGTGGACACCGGCTGGATCACCGACGAACGTCCCCATGAAGCGAAGATCCGAAAAGTCGCCGCAGGATGGCATGCCCCGCTGGATTTGATTGATGGGGCAGCCCGCGTGTACCAGCCGATCGTGGACGGGGAGCGCGGCATCGATTTGTACGGGTGCTTCCTCAAGGACTACGAGCCATCACCCTGGTAGGAAGACACAGGTACTCTGCGCTGAATTCATTGCCGCAGAGCTCTTGTGCCTAGCGGCGTTGCAGCTGCAGAACAAGGCACGGATTCCTGGGAATCAATACCCTGGCCAAAAAATGGAACCGGGCCGGCGCGCGAAAAGGCGTGCCGGCCCGGTTCCCCACTTTTGAATTACTTCGCCAACGCGAAGCGCAAGGTGCGCACCTCGAAAGCGCCCAGCTTCAGCGGCACAGCACCGTCGTCAAGCTCAACGCTTTGCCCAGCCAGCTCATCTTCCAGCAGGCTGACGGTCGCTGCCGAGCCGAGCTGTGCATTGACCATCAGGCTGCCGTGTGCGCGGCGTCCCAAGGACTCGTAGACGCGCACCACCAGATCGCCGGAGCGGTCCGCGGCCAGCTTCACGCTGGAAATGACCAGGCCTTCACCGGAGAGCGAAACCAGCGGGTCTACACCCTGCGCGCCTTCGATGACCTGCTCGGCGCTGTTGAGCAGCGCACCGGCTTCGGTAGCCGCGGCCACGTCCGCGCCGATGACCAGGCCATAGCGGTGGGTCTGCACCCCTTGGTCGGTTTCTGGATCCGGGAAGCGCGGGGCGCGCAGCAAGGACAGGCGCATGGTCGTGGTGACCTGTGCATCCTTGGCGTCACGGGTGACATCGAAACCGTAGATGGAATCATTGATCAGCGCAGCGCCGAAGCCCGGTTCCTCAGCCAGTACGAACCGGTGCATCGAGGTCTCGAACTTCGCCGCTTCCCAACTGGTATTCACATGCGTCACGCGCTTGTGATAGCCGAACTGGGTTTCTGCAATCGCATGCTCAGCGCGGATATCCAGCGGGAAGGCGACCTTGAGGAACTTCTCGGCCTCATGCCAGTCGGTGCTCTGCGAGATCTGCACGGTGCGCGAGCCCGGAGACAGCGACAGTTCCTGAACCAGCGTGGAGTTCGAGAAGCTGCGGGCAATGGTGATCACCTGGCTGCCATCCTCGCGTGCGGACAGCTCCAGACTCTCGAGGCCACGCAGGTCGGTGACCTGGTTGCGGTAGTACTTGTCCACATCCCAGGCATCCCACATGTTCGGGAAGTCCTGGTGCAACTGCAGCAGGTTTGCTTCCTGGCCTGCGGCGATGGTTTCACGGCCGGTAGCCAGGTCCACGGCGGAGGTGATCAGGCCCTGGGCATTGACCCTCACGCGGACAACCGAGTTATCCAGTACGTAGCCGCCATCGGCGGCAATCGCCTGAACTGCGGTGCCAGCAGGTGCCTGGACCGGCTTGGCCTGGCCGAAGGCCAATGCATTGCGGGTGAACGCAGCGCCATTGAAGGCAATCGGGGTGGAACCTGCACCGGCCAACTGCTGCTGGGCGGCGAGGATCAGCGCCTGCGCCTGCTCGATGATCTGGGCGTAGCGGGCCACGACTTCACGGTGCACCCAGGCAATGGAGGTGCCCGGCAGGATGTCGTGGAACTGGTGCAACAGCACGGTTTCCCACAGCTCATCAAGCTGCTCGTACGGGTACGCTGCCCCGGCGTACACGGACGCGGTGGCAGCCCACAGCTCGGCTTCGACCAGCAGCTGCTCGGTGCGGCGGTTGCCCGCCTTGGTCTGGTGCTGGCTGGTCAAGGTGGCGCGGTGCAGCTCCAGGTAGAGCTCGCCCACCCAAACCGGCGGGTTAGGCAGTTCGGACTTGGCCCGGTCGAAGAAGTCGTTCGGGTGCTCCCAGCGGACCTTCGCGCTGCCTTCCAGATCGGCCAGGCGCTTGGCCTTGCCGGTCATCTCGCGGGTGGTGCCGCCGCCGCCATCTCCCCAGCCCACCGGGGCGATGGAGTTGTTGGTGACTCTGGCTTCGCGGAATTGGCGTGCGGCCTTGGCGACCTCTTCACCCGAGAGCTGGGAGTTGTAGGTATCCATCGACGGGAAGTGGCTGAACATGCGCGAGCCGTCGATGCCCTCCCAATCAAAGGTGTGGTGCGGGAACTTGTTCTGCTGGTTCCAGGAGATCTTCTGGGTGAAGAACCATTCGAATCCGGCACGGCGCATCAGCTGTGGAAGTGCAGGGGAGTAGCCGAAGGAATCGGGCAGCCAGACACCCTTGGAGGTGATGCCGAATTCGTCGCGGAAGAATTTCTGGCCGTATAGGAATTGGCGGACCAGGGATTCACCCGAAGGCATCACGGTGTCCGATTCCACCCACATGCCGCCCAAAGGCAGGAAGCGCTCTTCTGCGACGGCCGTCTTCACCCGGTCCCAGACCTCGGGGCGGTGGGTCTTGAGCCACTTGTACTGCTGGGCGCTGGACATGCCGTAGAGGAAGTCCTCTTCGTCGCCCAGCAGTTCCACCATGGAAGAGCAAGTGCGCGAGACCTTGCGGATGGTTTCACGCAGCGGCCACAGCCAGGCCGAGTCGATGTGCGAGTGGCCGATGGCGGAAATTTGGTGGGCGCTGTGCTCAGCCGGTGCGGCCAGCACGCCGGCCAGCTGATCGCGGGCAGCCTGTGCTGTCTCGGTAATGCGCTGCAGGTCAAGCACGTCCAAGGCATTGTCCATGGCCTGCAGGATCTGCATCTTGCGTGGGCCGGCTGGCAGCTGTTCTTGCAGATCCAGCAGGACGTCCAGATCCAGTGACAGTTCGTGGACCGCTGGCTCGAAGACGGCCAAGTCCATGCGCCGGGTGGTGTACAGGCGGCGCGAGGATGAGGTGAGGATATCGCCCTGCTCGGTGGGCAGGAACGGATGGTAGTCGAGCAGGACCGGGTTGGAAGCAGCCTCCAGATACAAGTCGATGACTTCGTCGCCGGTGGCTTCGGCGGCAATCGGCACCCACTGGTTGCGCGGGTTGATGGCCTTGATGGTGATGCCATCGGGACGGTAGACCAGGCCCTCGCATTGGAAGCCGGTCATATTCACATCGAAGCCCAGGTCGATGACCGCTTCGACGCGGCGTCCGGCCCATTGGGCGGGAACTCGACCCTGCAGATGGAACCACGTGGTGCCCCACGCAACACCCCATGCGGTGCCAACCTGCGTTGGCTGGTAGTCCAGGGCAAGGCCTTCTGCCGGAGTGATCGGTTCGCCTGGCAATTCATGCCACGACAGCTCCAATGGCATGGTTTCCGAATATATCGCTGGAAGAATACGTTCGGTCAGAACGCGGCGGACGCGTCCGATAGTCAACGAATTGTCGTCGTGCATGAAGGCCTTCCGGTTGTGCGCTCAGCAGAAATTGAGCTCCCTAGCCAGACTACCGAAATATCTCACGCTGAGTTGGTGCAACTCGCGATCCAGCGATCAATGGCGTACTCAAGATGCGCCTTCTTCGCCACCGGTAACGTCCTCGGTGAGGACATCGCGCACGAAGTCGCCGCCGAGCGGTTTCGGGTTCCATCGATCCAAGCTCCATTTTCCGCCGATGCCCAGCTCCAATAATGCGCCGCCGGTGTTTTCGATGAACAGCTCTGAGGCATCGGCGGGCGCCATCCTGGTGGCCCACGCGCTGAAGACGCGAATGGCCGCACCATGGCTGAACACCGCTGCGGTGCCGGAATAGTCCTGGGCCCGGGCGATGGTTTCCAGCGCCTTGGAATAGCGTTCAATGAAGTCATAACCGCTGGGACCACCGGGCATCTTCTGCTCCCAGCCGCCGTGCATCCAGGTGTACAAACACGTGGCGTAGGCATGGTGGGATGGCTCATCGGCAAGCATCTCCAAGGTGCCAGCGGAAATCTCTTCGAGGCCGTCAATCACCTGCAGGCGCTGGCCGGAGGATTCGCTCAGTGGCCGGGCGGTGAGCTGGGTACGGTTCAGCCTCGAAGCATAGATGGATTGCAGCTGGCCCTCGGCGAAAACCTGGGGCAGGGCCCTGGCCTGGCGATGCCCCAGGGGAGTCAGCCCTGCACCCGGATAGGCGGTATCGAGCTGCCCTGCGACATTCGAAGGGGTTTGTCCATGCCTGATGAGCTGAAAACGCATAGTAGGGTGCTTCCTTCGCCTTGAACGCTGCTGATTTCAGAAATATCACGGTTTCAAGTGATGCGGAATGAGAAGGGGCCGGAGAAGACGCAGAAACTTTTGATCTGGAATGATAATTTCCGCTTCGTCAGGGCAGGGGCCGTCCGCTATCGTGAAGTCGTTGGGTCGCAAGACGCGCCCCGAAATATCATTCAGAACGGAATCCGCTCATGCGTTCAGATGCTCTTCGGCGACGTGAGAACATTCTTCGAGTCGCTCGTGAATTATTTGCTGAGCATGGTGCTCAGATTGCGATGGAGACTATCGCCGAGGCCAGCGGCGTAGGCATTGGCACCCTCTACCGCAACTTCGCCGACCGGACTTCGCTGGTTGAAGAAGTCACCCTGGGCACGCTCAAGGATGTTCAAATTGCTTCCCAGCTTGCCGTTGAAGGTCTCGAAGCGGATGACACCGGAGCGTGGGATGTACTTCTTGATACGCTGATCCATCAGAATCTTGGAGCGCTGAGTGAAGCGCTGGGGCTGCAACTGCCAAAGAAAATCAGCGCTCGGGTACTGGAAGTCCAGGCCTCGGCTGCCCTATCGCTCAACGCCGCCTTGGAGCTGGCCAAGAACGCGGATCTGGTCCGCCAAGACATCTCTGGAATAGACCTGATTGCCACCATCGGTGCCATGACACGTCCGCTCTCGCGGTCTTTCAGCAAGAGTGCTCCGGGGCTGGAAGAACGAATCGTGCAGATCATGCGCGATGGGTTGCGTCCGCAAGCTGCGCAGCAATAGCGGCTCAGTCCAACCTCATGCCGCGGGTTTCCGGCGCGAAGCGGGACATGAAGAGCACGGCAAGCAGCACCAGCACGGTCGCGCCGGCAAACAGCCAGCCCAGCCCCACGACCGGCCACAGGGCGGCGAAGAGCAGTGGCCCGAAACCTGCAGCAAAGCGCGACATGGTTGAAGCCCAGCCGAAACCGCTAGCCCGCAATTCGGTGGGGTACAGCTCGGAAACATACGCGTAGAGCACCGGGATGGCCACCTGGACCACCACGCCAAAGACCAGCACCCAGGCGATAGCAGTCGCCGGAACCTGCAGATTCTGGGCTACGACAATGAGCACGATGCCGGAGATCGGGGCGGAGATCGCAAGCAGCCATTTGCGGCCTACGCGTTCCACCAGCAAGGCGGCAATGACCACGCCCACCAGCCCCATCAGCGCCATGACCGCGGTGGCGAAGAATGAGGTGGACTGGGCCATTCCGGCCTCGGTCAAAATCGATGGCAACCAGGTCAGTGCCAAGTAGTAGACCAGCAAGATGGTCATGAACAGCAGCCAGCTGGTGGCGGTGATCTTCCACGAGTACTTCCACAGCGACGCGACCTGCTCCCACCAGCGCGGAGCCTTGGGCAGCTGAACGGGTTCAATGACGTAGT comes from Glutamicibacter arilaitensis Re117 and encodes:
- a CDS encoding SDR family NAD(P)-dependent oxidoreductase; this translates as MTEKTPSPELAAESELFSEAELATTLKVLSVVHQLDSEDERHIAVRRATSNMFKAAKRYRKSQKRAEISAADRSVIERTATGSPQRLDDETLGLDLSTSTEGESAGEFRKPRGCYICKKRYTTVDAFHHYLCPECAAEGRERRDARADLRGKRALLTGGRAKIGMHIALRLLRDGAHTTITTRFPKDAARRFTALEDSAEWIHRLRIVGIDLRDPAQVIDLADKMAAAGPLDILINNAAQTVRRSANSYQHLIESEQQPLPAELLSRSEGLELWGEANPPAEHPRALASAFQLQDSALLASPAERSYDAQQLAELAMTAGSASMERIAQGRAIDAGGLVPDVVSENSWTQRLGDVDALEMLEVQLCNVTAPFLLASRLRPALAASKARRKYIVNVSAMEGQFSRRYKGAGHPHTNMAKASLNMLTRTSAEEMLNSDRILMTAVDTGWITDERPHEAKIRKVAAGWHAPLDLIDGAARVYQPIVDGERGIDLYGCFLKDYEPSPW
- the purN gene encoding phosphoribosylglycinamide formyltransferase codes for the protein MRIVVLVSGTGSNLQAVIDAVAQGQLQDVEIAAVGADKHDTYGVQRSAEAGIETFVVNFKDFADRGDWNHALTEKCLSYAPDYVVSSGFMRIVGEEFINAFDGTYINTHPALLPSFPGAHGVRDALAYGVKVTGCTVHIADAGVDTGPILRQEAVAIEADDTEESLHERIKVVERRLLIATLADLAQGK
- a CDS encoding DinB family protein, encoding MSQIVPDQKNWTVVLETVCQQCAYDVRNISLSDVIVQLPAYVDRYIQVLARPDAQTRTNPARWSDQEYVAHVAEMLQVMVGRFNLMLEQEDPTFPNWDQDQAADEGNYNSLTAGEVAERLREGATQYVAKLSAIDPTQYSRRGLRSNGAAFTVETLNQYAWHDIVHHLWDLTAETS
- a CDS encoding CE1759 family FMN reductase, whose protein sequence is MGKSIVVISGGLGTPSSSSLLGSRIGQDIADQLASAGVQTHVRNVELREHASDIANNMLTGFAAPGLQDVIDAVTEADVLVAVTPVFTASVSGLFKSFLDVLDPKSLSGKPVVLAATAGTQRHQLAIDYAMRPIFSYLRAHIMSTTIFAASEDFGGQGLSGTLSDRARRVAREVVLALSLSDGTSSTGTQLSDTRSIAPSVSEFADPDDELSSLPFESLLANLKSGS
- a CDS encoding cell division protein PerM, translating into MKTVMLRLRNGWPMPLALQGVFEILQSVVFCLALIALPLIAVYFSGGFLEDSFETILQFAGFIWLLIHGVPVEILNLGPEADPSSVTGWATLIPLGLSLLPFLFCLRAGRRIARASYTDQLWQGLLGAFVAYGAIGTGIGFLANNAYAQVNILAAAFIPLIIALVGLIIGARREAGSWARLFGVDTAAYIQRVSPHRRWAGSYVWHVIVAGFLGYVAAVGISGLLLTINLGVHWTDVANVSQELRPGPIGSATLTLVQLSYVPNAVFWVLSWISGGGFSIGTGSTLSTLETTVGPLPSIPMLASLPSGEVAHQWLFLLIPVAAGIVAGWYFLRVGENHLEDWFARRIPFNSLSLAASTACLAVFTGIVTGLLSLIGSWMSSGSLAIGRLVEIGPNMWATAGALALQIGVGTAIGYLIAPLFETDPVLEG
- the hpaH gene encoding 2-oxo-hept-4-ene-1,7-dioate hydratase; the encoded protein is MLSEETITAIADELVQAGQTRTPVPRLTARYPEMTVEDSYRVQNLWRQRSEAAGRELVGRKIGLTSRAMQMATGITEPDYGIIFDDMVYDSGAKLKWEDFTGARVEMELAFKLKKDIEGPRANIFDVLEATEYVIPALEILDARVEMEGRTIVDTISDNAAMGAMVIGGNPVKPENIDLRWVSGILFKNQTVEETGVAAGVLNHPAAGVYWLANKIAPHGDKLKAGEIILAGSFTRPMWVNAGDTVFADYGPLGTVTCHFE
- a CDS encoding aldolase/citrate lyase family protein; translation: MSFRVEPDSSLKDALKDADHSLAGVWVCSASPLIAEICAGAGFDWLFIDAEHSPNDLQNVLAQLQAVRSYPVVPVVRPAVNDPVLIKQYLDLGVQSLIIPMVNDAQQAAAAVAACQYPPKGVRGVGSALARSARWNRIPEYLTRADETITIMVQIEADEAVRNVEEIVATPGVDGIFIGPSDLAASMGVIGQQSHPDVVAAVLKSINAAKAAGKYAGVNAFDQKSAREYMDAGADYVGVGADVALLARATEALAASFSSEAQSKAPQSY